GGGCGAGGGCGTGGGCGGCGTTGATGGTGCCCGCCGCCAGCGCCTCCTCCGGCGTCATGCCCAGCACCGGGCAGGCCAGCGCACACGCCAGCGCCATGGACTCGATGGGGCTCGTCCCCGGGTTGTGGTCCGTCGCGACGGCCATCGGGACGCCGAGCTCGCGCATGGCCTCAACGGGCGGGCGCTTGGCGCTTCGCATGGTGAGTTCCGCACCGGGCAGGAGGACTGCCACGGTGCCGGATGCGGCCAGAAGCGAGAGTTCCTCGGGGGTTGCGAAGTTCAGGTGATCGGCGCTGACGGCTTGCAGTTCCGCGGCCAGGCGGGTGCCGCCCCCGGCGTGGAACTGGTCGGCATGGATTTTCAGCGCAAAGCCAAGCTCTCGGGCTCTGTTTAGGATCCGCCGGGACTGATCGGCGTCGAACGCCCCCTCTTCGCAGAAGACGTCGCAAAACCGCGCCAGCTCGGGCCTGGCGGCCAATGCCGGGAGCATCTCGTCCACCACCAGAGCGGCGTAGCGGTCAGGCTGACCCGCATACTCCGGGGCAACCGCATGCGCGCCGAGAAAGGTGGGCACCACCTGGATGGGCACGAGTTCGGCGCAGGCTCGGACGGCTTCGAGCAGGCGCACTTCCCCCGCCGGGGTGAGGTCGTAACCGCTCTTGATTTCCACCGTGGTGGTTCCCGAGCGCACCATACGAAAGAGGCGCTGGACCGCGGCCTGCACCAGGCCATCCAGCGGCTCTTCCCGGGTGCGCCGCACCGTACTCAGGATGCCTCCGCCCGAGCGCAGGATCGTAAGGTAGCTCTCGCCCCGCAGCCTCCTGGCCCACTCCGCGGCCCTGTCGCCGGCGTACAGGGAGTGGGTGTGGCAATCCACGAAGCCGGGGATGACGGCGTGGTCCCGGGCGTCGATGACGGCCGTGCGGGAGTCCCACGCGATGCGGCTTTCGACCCGGGAGGTGGGGCCGGCGGCCACGATGCGGTCGCCCGCACACGCCACCGCCCCGTCCTCGACGATGCCGAGGGCGGCTTCGTCCACGGCGCCCCGGATCGGGCGATCGGAATGGCCAGCCAGCGTCACCAGCTGGGAGGCCCGCCTGACCAGCAGGTCGGCATACAGCCGGCTGCGGGCCCGCGAGGACAACGGTGCTGCCACGAGCTTGCTCCCTCATCCATCCTCTGCCCGCTGCGGGAGCCCGCCCTGCTCGGCCCGGTCGGCCGCCTCCGCCTCGGCCAGCCGGCGTTCGAGGATCTGGCGCCGGTTCCAGGGAGGGACGAGCTGCAGGTAGTACTCGGCGCACTCGATGAGCGCGTCTTCCGGCACCAGCCCCACGATTTCGCTTGACCGGACGGCGACGCCAAAGCGCCGGGCCTCCGCCGCGACCAGCTCGAAGGCGCGATAGACGGGGGTCTTGCGGTAGTCCAGCAGGTTCATG
This window of the Bacillota bacterium genome carries:
- the hutI gene encoding imidazolonepropionase, which encodes MAAPLSSRARSRLYADLLVRRASQLVTLAGHSDRPIRGAVDEAALGIVEDGAVACAGDRIVAAGPTSRVESRIAWDSRTAVIDARDHAVIPGFVDCHTHSLYAGDRAAEWARRLRGESYLTILRSGGGILSTVRRTREEPLDGLVQAAVQRLFRMVRSGTTTVEIKSGYDLTPAGEVRLLEAVRACAELVPIQVVPTFLGAHAVAPEYAGQPDRYAALVVDEMLPALAARPELARFCDVFCEEGAFDADQSRRILNRARELGFALKIHADQFHAGGGTRLAAELQAVSADHLNFATPEELSLLAASGTVAVLLPGAELTMRSAKRPPVEAMRELGVPMAVATDHNPGTSPIESMALACALACPVLGMTPEEALAAGTINAAHALALGQEVGSLEVGKRADLVVLTGPSYLHLLYRLGVDGVEAVVGGGRVVWAGGGGAGPLSGTAQKEREDVT